In the Flavisolibacter tropicus genome, one interval contains:
- a CDS encoding gluconate 2-dehydrogenase subunit 3 family protein — protein sequence MERREAVKYISILLGGALIGGDSFLLGCKSNTGKEMEFSPDQIAYLDEIADTIIPTTSSPGAKAAKVGQFMTIMVNDCYEAGDQKVFKEGMQMLNKASKEKYSKEFIQLSPAERKEFLITLDKEAKAYQEKVKAFNDKENAKEVEARNSGKKYERQKMSPHYFTMMKQLTLLGYFTSEIGCTQALRYNPVPGKFEGCVDYKKGDKAWA from the coding sequence ATGGAACGCAGAGAAGCGGTAAAATATATAAGCATACTTCTGGGTGGCGCCCTTATAGGTGGGGATTCCTTTCTATTAGGTTGCAAATCAAATACAGGAAAGGAAATGGAGTTCTCTCCAGATCAGATTGCTTACCTCGATGAAATTGCTGACACAATAATTCCAACAACCAGTTCCCCCGGCGCCAAGGCCGCTAAAGTTGGTCAGTTCATGACAATAATGGTGAATGATTGTTATGAAGCCGGAGATCAAAAAGTGTTTAAAGAGGGCATGCAAATGCTGAATAAAGCAAGTAAGGAAAAGTATAGCAAGGAATTTATACAACTCTCACCTGCCGAAAGAAAAGAGTTTTTGATCACCTTAGATAAAGAAGCCAAAGCCTACCAGGAAAAAGTAAAAGCCTTTAATGATAAAGAAAACGCGAAAGAGGTCGAGGCACGCAATTCAGGTAAGAAGTACGAGCGACAAAAAATGTCACCTCATTATTTTACTATGATGAAGCAGCTCACGTTATTAGGCTATTTCACATCAGAAATTGGCTGTACACAAGCCCTCCGTTACAATCCGGTTCCTGGTAAATTCGAAGGTTGCGTGGATTATAAAAAAGGCGATAAAGCTTGGGCATAA
- a CDS encoding MFS transporter, with translation MNPINRNQLFVASCMALLVTSLSFGIRAGILNTLGSEFNLTASQLASIAGTAFWGFPLAVIIGGFLVDIIGMKRLLVLAFLLHLAGIILTVFAKGYSSLFISTLCIGLANGTVEAACNPLVTALYPENKTTKLNHFHLWFPGGIVIGSLIVYLTNKAFTLTGPINLWQLQVGVMLIPALIYGYLFSKLHFPVTERVAAGVSTKEMYASLLNPLFIFMIVLMFGTAITELFTGQWIDVLLKNVTDNALLLLTIETGIMVLGRGLAEPVVHRFSPQGVLLISAILSALGLYILGHSAGGMLFVGAIIFGMGVCYFWPTMLGFVAENLPKTGAVGLNLMGGAGMFAVSIYMSFMGGYYDRLIASKLPAGAEMSAYANAAAGTDMANTYSEARKVAGPEIINVTLIIPIVLILAFTVLNLYMRNRVKMHKKEILKTA, from the coding sequence ATGAATCCTATTAACCGTAACCAGTTATTTGTTGCCAGTTGCATGGCCCTCTTGGTCACCTCTCTATCCTTTGGTATTAGAGCAGGCATTCTCAACACACTTGGATCAGAGTTTAATCTTACAGCCTCTCAATTGGCTAGTATTGCCGGCACGGCCTTTTGGGGTTTTCCACTGGCTGTTATTATTGGCGGCTTCTTAGTAGATATAATAGGAATGAAACGTCTATTAGTACTGGCCTTTCTATTACATCTAGCTGGTATTATACTTACAGTTTTTGCTAAGGGCTATTCAAGTCTATTTATTTCAACCTTATGCATAGGCTTAGCAAATGGTACAGTAGAAGCGGCTTGTAATCCATTGGTAACGGCATTATATCCCGAAAACAAAACCACTAAACTGAATCACTTTCACCTTTGGTTTCCCGGTGGTATAGTCATAGGCTCTTTAATTGTTTATTTGACCAATAAAGCATTCACACTCACAGGACCCATCAATTTATGGCAATTGCAAGTAGGTGTTATGCTTATACCAGCATTGATTTATGGCTATCTTTTCTCTAAGCTTCATTTTCCTGTAACAGAACGCGTTGCAGCAGGTGTTTCTACCAAAGAAATGTATGCATCGCTGTTAAATCCGCTATTTATTTTCATGATTGTTTTAATGTTCGGTACTGCTATTACAGAGTTGTTTACCGGGCAATGGATAGACGTGCTACTGAAAAACGTTACCGACAATGCCTTGCTTTTATTAACAATAGAAACAGGTATCATGGTGCTCGGTCGCGGCTTGGCAGAACCAGTTGTTCATCGCTTTTCACCACAGGGGGTGTTGCTTATTTCAGCCATCCTTTCAGCCCTTGGTTTATATATTTTAGGTCATTCAGCTGGGGGAATGCTGTTTGTTGGGGCCATCATTTTTGGTATGGGCGTTTGTTATTTCTGGCCTACTATGTTGGGTTTTGTAGCTGAAAACCTCCCTAAAACGGGTGCTGTTGGTTTAAACCTTATGGGGGGGGCCGGCATGTTTGCGGTATCCATTTATATGTCGTTCATGGGTGGCTATTATGACCGCCTCATCGCTTCAAAGCTTCCTGCAGGTGCTGAAATGAGTGCATATGCCAATGCAGCTGCGGGCACGGATATGGCCAACACCTATAGTGAAGCACGCAAAGTAGCAGGTCCTGAAATTATTAATGTCACATTAATAATCCCTATTGTCCTCATTCTGGCCTTTACTGTTTTGAATCTATACATGCGCAATCGTGTTAAAATGCATAAGAAAGAAATTCTAAAAACCGCATAA
- a CDS encoding sugar phosphate isomerase/epimerase family protein — translation MQTIKGPGIFLAQFMDNKPPFNELSSICKWAKSLGFVGVQIPTNDPRCIDLKKAAESKTYADEFKGIVNEAGLVVTELATHLQGQLVAVHPAYDVLFDGFAPEEVRGNAKARTEWAVQQLKYAAKASENLGLNACPTFSGSLLWHTAFPWPQRPAGLVEEGFTELARRWQPILDEFDKHGVDLCYEIHPGEDLFDGVTYEMFLEKVNHHSRACLLYDPSHFVLQQLDYLTYIDYYHERIKAFHVKDAEFNPTGKQGVFGGYQSWLNRAGRYRSPGDGQVDFKGVFSKLTQYGYKGWAVMEWECCIKHPEVGAKEGAEFIKKHIIPVTEKAFDDFAAVSKDEVLNKKILGII, via the coding sequence ATGCAAACGATCAAAGGACCCGGTATCTTTCTGGCTCAGTTCATGGATAACAAGCCTCCCTTTAATGAGTTATCCTCTATATGCAAATGGGCGAAAAGCCTTGGATTTGTAGGTGTACAGATACCCACCAATGATCCCCGATGTATTGACTTGAAAAAGGCTGCTGAAAGTAAAACCTATGCAGATGAATTTAAGGGGATTGTAAATGAAGCGGGCTTGGTCGTAACCGAGTTAGCCACCCATTTACAAGGTCAGTTAGTGGCGGTTCACCCCGCCTACGATGTTTTATTTGATGGCTTTGCCCCTGAAGAAGTAAGAGGAAATGCCAAAGCCCGCACTGAGTGGGCAGTGCAACAATTAAAATATGCAGCCAAGGCTTCAGAAAATCTAGGATTGAATGCTTGTCCAACATTTAGTGGATCCCTGTTATGGCACACGGCTTTTCCCTGGCCACAGCGCCCAGCTGGTTTAGTAGAAGAAGGATTTACAGAACTGGCCCGCCGATGGCAACCTATATTAGATGAATTTGATAAACATGGGGTAGACCTTTGTTATGAGATACATCCTGGGGAAGACCTGTTTGATGGCGTTACTTATGAGATGTTCCTGGAAAAAGTAAATCATCACTCGCGTGCTTGCCTGTTATATGATCCTTCTCATTTTGTATTGCAGCAGTTAGATTACCTGACCTATATTGATTATTACCATGAGCGCATTAAAGCCTTTCATGTAAAAGATGCGGAGTTTAATCCTACAGGCAAGCAAGGAGTATTTGGAGGCTACCAAAGCTGGCTAAACCGGGCAGGAAGGTATCGATCGCCGGGTGATGGGCAAGTAGACTTTAAAGGCGTCTTTAGCAAGCTAACGCAATATGGTTATAAAGGTTGGGCTGTGATGGAGTGGGAGTGCTGCATTAAACACCCTGAAGTAGGCGCAAAAGAAGGTGCCGAATTTATTAAAAAGCATATCATACCTGTAACCGAAAAGGCATTTGATGACTTTGCAGCGGTGAGTAAAGATGAAGTGCTTAATAAAAAGATCTTAGGAATCATTTAA
- a CDS encoding c-type cytochrome, with protein MKKTLIIFSFVGLIASCGSNENKTTDKSTSSESTSTEAPADPEVEKGLALVGKSDCLTCHKILDNATGPAYQAIAERYKDKPGSVDSLAHKVIKGGSGNWGTIPMTPHPAISEEDAKAMVKYVLSLKK; from the coding sequence ATGAAAAAGACATTGATCATTTTTTCGTTTGTAGGTCTCATTGCCAGTTGTGGAAGTAATGAAAACAAAACGACGGATAAGTCGACCAGTTCAGAGTCGACTTCAACGGAAGCGCCTGCTGATCCGGAGGTGGAAAAGGGCTTGGCTCTTGTAGGGAAAAGCGACTGCCTTACCTGCCATAAGATTCTAGACAATGCCACGGGCCCTGCGTATCAGGCTATTGCTGAGCGTTATAAAGACAAGCCTGGATCTGTAGATAGTCTGGCGCATAAAGTAATCAAAGGGGGCTCGGGTAATTGGGGAACTATTCCCATGACTCCACATCCTGCTATTTCAGAGGAGGATGCTAAGGCTATGGTCAAATATGTATTGTCACTTAAAAAATAA
- a CDS encoding Gfo/Idh/MocA family protein — translation MKRKLRMGMIGGGPGAFIGAVHRTAATMDGLIELVAGAFSSDPNKSKQMGEELQLAPERVYGSFEELVRKEKELPAEQRIDFVSIVTPNHLHFEPAKQALLNGFDVVMDKPMTFDLSEAKELQKIVAQTGRSLCLTHTYSGYPMIKEARYLVNNGTIGNIRKIYVTYPQGWLATFLEGSEQKQAAWRTDPSKSGIAGAMGDIGTHAFNLAEYISGLRVSEVCADINIVVEGRRLDDDGTVLLRFNNGATGVLVASQVLSGEENNLTIKVYGDKGGLEWQHTDPNSLVLKLPDAPIQVLRTGTPYVSDIAKHNTRTPSGHPEGFIEAFANHYRNFALSLLAIQDGNKPDTAWLDYPGVEEGVRGMAFIESVIASGKSEIKWTPFHL, via the coding sequence ATGAAGCGAAAACTTAGGATGGGTATGATTGGTGGTGGACCAGGCGCATTTATTGGTGCCGTACACCGAACAGCAGCAACAATGGATGGTTTAATTGAATTGGTAGCTGGCGCTTTTAGTTCTGACCCCAATAAATCAAAACAAATGGGTGAGGAGCTACAATTAGCTCCGGAGCGGGTATATGGTTCATTTGAGGAATTGGTACGTAAAGAAAAGGAGTTACCTGCAGAACAGCGCATTGACTTTGTAAGCATTGTAACTCCCAATCACCTGCATTTTGAACCAGCAAAACAAGCTTTGCTAAATGGTTTTGATGTGGTGATGGATAAGCCGATGACCTTTGATCTTAGCGAAGCCAAAGAGTTACAAAAGATCGTAGCTCAGACAGGAAGATCTTTATGTCTTACACATACATACTCGGGTTACCCGATGATAAAAGAAGCACGTTATTTAGTAAATAATGGAACGATAGGTAACATCCGCAAAATATACGTTACCTACCCACAAGGCTGGCTTGCTACTTTTTTAGAAGGTTCAGAACAAAAGCAAGCTGCGTGGCGTACTGATCCATCAAAAAGCGGAATAGCTGGTGCTATGGGTGATATAGGCACTCATGCTTTTAACCTGGCAGAATATATCAGCGGCTTACGTGTAAGTGAGGTCTGTGCGGATATAAATATAGTTGTGGAAGGTAGAAGACTAGATGATGATGGAACGGTGTTGTTACGTTTTAATAATGGTGCCACCGGGGTATTAGTAGCCTCGCAGGTATTGAGCGGAGAGGAAAATAACCTGACCATAAAAGTATATGGAGATAAAGGCGGGCTGGAATGGCAACATACAGATCCTAATTCTTTAGTATTAAAATTGCCTGATGCACCTATTCAGGTATTACGTACAGGCACACCTTATGTAAGTGATATAGCAAAGCATAATACACGAACTCCATCTGGACACCCGGAAGGTTTTATTGAAGCCTTCGCCAATCATTACCGCAACTTTGCATTGAGTCTGTTAGCAATCCAGGATGGCAATAAGCCGGATACAGCATGGCTTGATTACCCAGGTGTAGAAGAAGGGGTAAGAGGAATGGCATTTATTGAAAGTGTGATAGCATCAGGAAAGTCGGAAATCAAGTGGACACCTTTTCATCTTTAA
- a CDS encoding sugar phosphate isomerase/epimerase family protein: MTYNRRSFIKTMGITGAGVALSSLLPACGAVSKTNAKYKDFGLGLYTLRDQLHADPKGTLTQVASYGYKLIESFEGDKGIFWGMKNTEFKSLMDGLGMKIVSSHCDINKDFERKAAEAAEIGMSYLVCPWLGPQKNLDDFKRYADAFNQRGEVCRKNGIRFAYHNHDYSFMPLEGQLPQDVLMQQTDKSLVDYEMDIYWVVVAGQDPVSWLSKYPGRFRLAHVKDRKKEATANEKNAFVMLGTGSIDFEKLFSNAAANDIKYRFVEQDTVVNATPMEAVKANAEYMKKLTV, translated from the coding sequence ATGACGTACAATAGAAGATCGTTTATTAAAACAATGGGAATCACAGGCGCAGGCGTTGCACTAAGCAGCTTATTGCCTGCCTGCGGAGCTGTTTCAAAGACGAATGCTAAATACAAAGATTTTGGCCTTGGCCTATACACATTGCGTGATCAATTGCATGCCGATCCTAAGGGCACATTAACACAGGTGGCCTCTTATGGGTATAAACTGATAGAAAGTTTTGAAGGGGATAAAGGGATTTTTTGGGGAATGAAGAATACAGAGTTCAAAAGTCTAATGGACGGTTTAGGGATGAAGATCGTTTCCAGTCATTGTGATATCAATAAAGACTTTGAACGTAAAGCAGCGGAAGCTGCAGAGATCGGCATGTCCTATTTGGTCTGTCCATGGTTGGGACCACAAAAAAATCTGGATGATTTCAAGCGGTATGCCGATGCGTTTAATCAGCGTGGTGAGGTGTGTCGGAAAAATGGAATTCGCTTTGCTTATCACAATCACGATTACAGCTTTATGCCACTGGAGGGTCAGTTGCCACAGGATGTATTAATGCAACAGACAGATAAAAGTCTGGTAGACTATGAAATGGACATTTATTGGGTGGTTGTTGCTGGGCAAGATCCTGTTTCCTGGTTGTCTAAATATCCGGGACGTTTCCGCCTTGCCCATGTAAAAGATCGTAAAAAAGAGGCTACAGCTAACGAAAAGAATGCTTTTGTAATGTTGGGAACAGGAAGCATCGACTTCGAAAAACTCTTTAGTAATGCAGCTGCTAATGATATTAAATACCGCTTTGTGGAGCAAGATACAGTTGTAAATGCAACACCCATGGAAGCGGTAAAGGCAAATGCCGAATACATGAAAAAGCTTACAGTTTAA
- a CDS encoding GMC oxidoreductase, with product MPENTFDAIVVGSGISGGWAAKELTEKGLKVLLLERGKNIEHVKDYVNTNKNPWEYPHRGGRTQQMIKDYPVLKRDYPLNEVNLDWWASDKDCPYTEVKRFDWFRGYQVGGRSLLWGRQSYRWSDIDFEANAKDGIATDWPIRYKDIDPWYTYAEGFAGISGSMEGLPQLPDGNFLPAMEMNCVEKDVAARIKQQYSGKRSMIIGRTANITQPRPEQNRTNCQYRNKCWNGCPFGGYFSTQSATLPAALKTGNLTLRPFSIVTEVLYDKNTKKAKGVRVLDAETNKTYDYFSKIVFLNASTLNTTWILMNSATDIWPGGLGSSSGSLGHNLMDHHLGVGAGGWVEGYEDKYYYGKRPNGIYIPRYQNLFGDKRDYLRGFGYQGGANREGWGREVAEFSIGAEFKEAITEPGRWTFGIGGFGEILPYHDNKVSLDKTKKDKWGLPVLAIDCELKENELKMRKDMIADAVEMLTKAGVKGVYERNGDGTMGRGIHEMGTARMGRDPKSSVLNEWNQVWDAKNVFVTDGACMTSAACVNPSLTYMALTARACDFAVKELKKQNL from the coding sequence ATGCCTGAAAACACTTTCGACGCCATTGTAGTAGGATCCGGAATTAGTGGAGGTTGGGCTGCTAAAGAACTGACTGAGAAAGGACTAAAAGTTTTACTCTTGGAAAGAGGAAAAAATATTGAACATGTAAAGGATTATGTAAACACCAATAAAAATCCTTGGGAGTATCCACACCGCGGTGGTCGTACGCAGCAGATGATTAAGGATTATCCTGTTTTGAAACGCGATTATCCACTGAACGAAGTGAATCTCGACTGGTGGGCTTCCGATAAGGATTGCCCCTATACAGAGGTCAAACGTTTTGATTGGTTTAGAGGTTACCAGGTAGGTGGACGCTCTTTACTTTGGGGGCGCCAAAGTTACCGTTGGAGCGATATCGATTTTGAAGCCAATGCCAAAGATGGAATTGCTACAGACTGGCCCATTCGTTATAAAGACATTGACCCTTGGTACACCTACGCAGAAGGTTTCGCCGGTATTAGTGGTTCTATGGAAGGGTTGCCCCAATTGCCAGACGGGAATTTCTTACCTGCCATGGAGATGAATTGCGTGGAGAAGGATGTTGCTGCTCGTATTAAGCAACAGTATAGTGGTAAAAGATCAATGATCATTGGCCGTACAGCTAATATTACGCAACCGCGTCCTGAGCAAAATCGTACCAATTGCCAATACAGAAATAAATGCTGGAATGGTTGTCCATTCGGCGGATACTTTAGTACACAATCGGCTACACTGCCCGCCGCATTGAAAACGGGCAACCTTACGCTTCGCCCTTTTTCTATTGTTACAGAAGTGCTCTATGACAAAAACACGAAGAAAGCAAAAGGAGTTCGTGTATTAGATGCCGAGACCAATAAGACCTACGATTACTTTTCTAAGATCGTTTTTTTAAATGCTTCTACATTAAATACCACTTGGATCTTAATGAACTCAGCTACAGATATCTGGCCGGGAGGTTTAGGAAGCTCTAGTGGTTCATTGGGCCATAACCTTATGGATCACCACCTGGGAGTTGGCGCCGGCGGCTGGGTTGAAGGTTATGAAGACAAATATTATTACGGTAAACGACCGAATGGAATTTATATCCCCCGCTATCAAAACCTGTTTGGAGATAAACGCGACTATCTACGCGGTTTTGGTTATCAGGGTGGTGCAAACCGTGAAGGTTGGGGACGCGAAGTTGCAGAATTCAGCATTGGTGCCGAATTCAAAGAAGCAATAACTGAACCTGGTCGCTGGACATTTGGTATTGGTGGCTTTGGAGAGATTCTGCCTTATCATGATAATAAAGTTTCCCTAGATAAAACAAAGAAGGACAAATGGGGTTTACCCGTCTTGGCTATCGACTGCGAGTTAAAAGAGAATGAACTCAAAATGCGTAAGGATATGATAGCAGACGCCGTTGAAATGCTAACCAAAGCAGGTGTAAAAGGGGTTTATGAACGTAATGGCGACGGCACCATGGGACGCGGTATCCATGAGATGGGAACTGCACGCATGGGGCGCGATCCTAAATCTTCTGTTCTAAACGAGTGGAACCAGGTATGGGATGCCAAGAATGTTTTTGTAACTGATGGTGCATGCATGACTTCAGCTGCTTGTGTGAACCCTTCTTTGACCTATATGGCATTAACAGCGCGTGCTTGTGATTTCGCAGTAAAAGAACTAAAAAAACAAAACCTTTAA
- a CDS encoding hydroxypyruvate isomerase family protein produces the protein MNRRNLIRNLSLSGLAFTSFNAFCAPRNSTSPANSSGRIKHSVCRWTYGFLSLEELCKTVNTLSFSAIDLVGPKDWPTLKKYGIHSSMCNGAEISLTEGWNNKQNHSTLLKNYQTHIDLVADAGYTNLICFSGNRKGMDDETGLQNCAEGLKKLMSQAEKRGVIIHMELLNSKVDHKDYMCDHSPWGVELCKQIGSPNFKLLYDIYHMQINEGDVIRTIQNNHDCIGHYHTAGVPGRHEIDESQELYYPAIMKAIADTGFKGYVAQEFSPTGADATAKIAALKKAIQICSV, from the coding sequence GTGAATAGACGAAACCTGATACGTAACCTTTCCCTTAGCGGTTTGGCTTTTACTTCATTCAATGCTTTTTGTGCACCACGTAACAGCACCTCACCGGCTAATTCAAGTGGCCGCATCAAGCATTCTGTTTGTCGCTGGACATACGGCTTCCTTTCACTTGAAGAGCTCTGTAAAACGGTTAATACCCTTAGCTTTTCGGCAATCGATCTTGTTGGCCCCAAAGACTGGCCCACACTAAAGAAATACGGTATACACTCCTCCATGTGCAATGGGGCAGAAATTAGTCTTACAGAAGGCTGGAATAATAAACAAAACCATTCTACGCTTTTAAAGAACTATCAAACGCATATCGATCTGGTTGCAGATGCCGGTTACACCAACTTGATTTGCTTTAGTGGCAACCGCAAAGGCATGGATGATGAAACAGGCTTACAGAACTGCGCAGAGGGATTAAAAAAACTTATGAGCCAGGCCGAGAAGCGCGGTGTGATCATCCACATGGAATTATTGAATAGCAAGGTGGACCATAAAGACTACATGTGCGATCATTCACCCTGGGGCGTTGAACTCTGTAAACAAATTGGCTCACCTAACTTCAAATTGCTCTACGATATCTATCATATGCAGATCAATGAAGGCGATGTTATTCGAACCATTCAGAATAATCATGATTGCATAGGGCACTATCATACGGCAGGGGTACCTGGTCGACATGAAATTGATGAAAGCCAGGAGTTATACTATCCTGCTATCATGAAAGCAATTGCAGACACAGGTTTTAAAGGTTATGTAGCGCAGGAGTTCAGTCCTACTGGAGCAGATGCTACTGCTAAAATCGCCGCACTTAAAAAGGCCATCCAAATTTGTAGTGTCTAG
- a CDS encoding Gfo/Idh/MocA family protein, with protein sequence MEEKALTADHNASRRSFIRNTAITAAGFFIVPRHVLGKGFIAPSDRLLIAGIGVGGKGESDIMSFSKSGKADIAFLCDVDDRRAANSVKAFPKAKYYQDWRELLDKEAKNFDAVSVSTPDHNHAAPTLAAMQLGKHVYVQKPLTHDIYEARILTEAAKRYKVVTQMGNQGASGDGVRQLMEWYDAGVIGNVHTVYCWTNRPVWPQGIPWPSAKAPVPQGLNWDLWLGTAPYKDYVEKLVPFNWRGWWDYGTGALGDMGCHIVEPAFRVLGLQYINDVQASVGAVYVDEFKRGEFPESFPPSSHITMNFPKTPKTKDRVTLHWMDGGIQPERPEELGANELFGDGGNGTLFIGTKGKMMCSTYGANPQLLPTSKTAQVKVKQRYERVPGGAEGHYAQWVEACLAGYGNKQVSAPFETGGPLTEALLMANLAIRAYDVKRPKTDGKGFNYPGRNIKLLWDKDAMKVTNLDDVNQYIKREYRQGYSLTL encoded by the coding sequence ATGGAGGAAAAAGCCCTTACAGCAGACCATAATGCATCAAGGCGTAGTTTTATACGCAACACAGCTATAACCGCTGCCGGTTTCTTTATCGTGCCCCGCCATGTACTCGGTAAAGGTTTTATTGCACCAAGTGATAGATTGTTGATTGCTGGTATTGGTGTTGGTGGCAAAGGAGAAAGCGACATCATGAGCTTTTCTAAAAGTGGCAAGGCCGATATTGCCTTCCTCTGCGATGTAGATGACCGCCGGGCTGCAAATTCTGTTAAGGCATTTCCTAAAGCCAAGTATTACCAGGATTGGCGTGAGCTATTGGATAAGGAAGCTAAAAATTTCGATGCCGTCTCTGTCTCCACACCAGATCATAACCACGCAGCTCCTACCCTTGCCGCTATGCAATTGGGTAAGCATGTTTATGTACAAAAGCCATTAACACACGATATATACGAGGCCCGCATACTAACGGAAGCTGCTAAACGCTATAAAGTGGTTACCCAAATGGGAAATCAAGGTGCCTCTGGCGATGGCGTACGCCAATTAATGGAATGGTACGATGCGGGAGTTATTGGTAATGTACACACGGTTTATTGTTGGACAAACCGCCCTGTGTGGCCACAAGGCATTCCCTGGCCTTCAGCAAAAGCACCAGTGCCTCAGGGTCTGAACTGGGACTTATGGCTTGGAACAGCCCCTTATAAGGATTACGTAGAAAAACTGGTTCCTTTTAATTGGCGTGGCTGGTGGGATTATGGCACAGGAGCTTTGGGCGATATGGGCTGTCATATAGTAGAACCTGCCTTTAGAGTGTTAGGCCTTCAATATATCAATGATGTACAAGCCAGTGTCGGTGCCGTATATGTTGATGAGTTTAAGCGTGGCGAATTTCCAGAAAGCTTCCCTCCTTCCAGTCACATTACTATGAATTTTCCAAAAACACCCAAAACAAAGGATCGTGTTACACTGCACTGGATGGACGGTGGTATACAGCCTGAACGCCCCGAAGAATTGGGCGCGAATGAATTGTTTGGAGATGGTGGTAATGGTACCTTGTTTATTGGAACAAAAGGTAAAATGATGTGCAGTACTTATGGGGCAAATCCACAATTATTACCTACCAGCAAAACAGCTCAGGTAAAAGTGAAACAACGCTATGAGCGCGTACCCGGAGGCGCTGAAGGACATTATGCGCAATGGGTGGAAGCTTGTCTGGCGGGTTATGGTAATAAGCAAGTAAGTGCTCCTTTTGAAACTGGGGGGCCTTTAACCGAAGCTTTACTAATGGCCAATCTGGCTATAAGGGCTTATGATGTAAAACGTCCAAAAACAGATGGTAAAGGTTTTAATTATCCTGGTCGTAATATCAAGCTGCTTTGGGATAAAGACGCTATGAAAGTGACGAATCTCGACGACGTTAACCAATATATTAAAAGAGAATATCGTCAAGGCTACAGTCTGACTTTATAA